The sequence cacttttgttgacaacggtttagacattaatggctatgtgttaagttattttgaggggaaaggaaatgtacactgttatacatCGTATACTTTACAtcgtagcagagtgtcatttcttcagtgttgtcacatgaaaatatataataaaatatttacaaaaatgtgaggggtgtactaaattttgtgagatactgtacatatatacatttataaactccaagcactccaagcaccaatgTTTCGGTCTTCATGTGAGACTCTTTTTCAAGATCATCTTTAAAGATTCTGCCAAGGAGATTAGATGTTCTCCTCCTCCAAATGTAAAGCATAATTTAGCATAAATAAGTCTGACTGCAGCAGAAATAAGAAtaaatagacttggagatttgtttcattcTCAACTTTATTTCATCCCAATTTAGGCCGATTGGAAATGAAAAGAGCAATGGCAGAGCATGTTGTTatgatttgtgattctgaattctgccactaaatcttgattttattcacagatcaagaaaATAGTGAACAATATAGGTAAAAAGGGAggagcaccaaaaaaacaaattcatatttctacattatatatttagaaatatataaatatacaatatataaatactgatttatttatattttactgctcctttccttttttcctctattggtaaTTTTTTCTAACCTGATCAGTGAGACAAATGATGATAAAATGCTCATATCactgtaataaaaatatataatatttatattaagtaAATATTTAGCATTAAAGTGATTAGCCAATATTTGCACCCTTTAGTTTCGTGTGATTAATTTACTGAATACGTTTTTTGTTACTGAAATTCAGCCGAGCTGAACCGACATAATGGTCAACAAGGGTCTGTGCCAAAAATtgtttttctgaaaaaaaattgtttggtcATAAAGCATTTTATTGCCATGTACaagtctaaaaaaaaatgaaaaagtcgaATGTTTGGCAATAACAATTAATATAATAGTCAATTATTAATAATTTCTGTAGCACAATAAACTATGCTAGATATAATGATTGTAAAACATAATAACACATAATGCAACTATCAGTGGACACCTGCATATGGCTACAGCTGGGCGAGTCCTCACAGGGGAATTTACTTTCCTTTGCTTAGTCTCTTCTTTGAAATCTTGAGCCATACAAGCACTGTATGACTGGAGGTGGCAAAAACTTAGTACAGCCAGGCCCAGACAAGCCATTGAGGAAAGCTAACAAATGCTGATGAGCCACAAATGTCATAGGCCAATCTTCCCCAACTAGTTCTAAAAATCAAATAATTTTCTAACCCTGTAGTCCTGGGTTATTTTTTTTGAATGGCTATCTAGCCACTGTTTCCTCATATTCCCATGTACTGCCACTCTCTTTCTGGCATGCATTAGTAAAGTGTAATGCTTGAAATAAAATAATTCATTTGTAAGATATCTTTCTGCAGAAATGTTGTTTTAGGGATGTCCATATCTCCTTGTTTCTGAGACAATAGATAAAAGGGTTTATAATTGGTGTAACAACTGCATATAACAGAGATATGACTTTGTTTCCATCCATTGATTTGGCTTTCTTCGGACGTGCATACATAAACAGAGTTGTAGAAAAGAATATTGCGACTACAGATAGATGGGAGGCACAAGTAGAAAAAGCCTTCTGTCTTCCCATAGAAGttggtatttttaaaatattatagatTATACTGATATAGGACATAACAGTGACCATAAGAGGGATAAGGAGAATCACTAATGCTAATATAAAATCTACCAACTCTGCCAATGACATGTCCGTACATGCAAGATTAAGCACAGGAGAAATGTCACAGAAAAAATGATTAATAACGTTGGGACCACAGATGGATAACCCAGATATAAAATAGATCTTAATCAATGTAATTATACATCCAGTTATCCAAGAAGCTGCAGCTAATTGAATGCACAGTTCCTTGCTCATGACTTGAACATAATGCAATGGTTGGCAAATAGCAATATACCGATCAAATGCCATGGCCGATAATAGGACACATTCTGTGCAcatcaagaaaataaaaaaaaagagttgagTCATGCATCCAGAGAAGGATATGGTTTTACCATCCTTAATGATGTTAATGAGTAGATTTGGAACAGTGACTGTGATGTAACAGATTTCTAAGAATGACAAGTTACTAAGGAAAAAGTACATCGGTTTTTGAAGTGTGGCATGCATCTGTACAATAATAATGATTGCTATGTTTTCTGATATTGTTAGTATATAAGAACAGGAAAACAATAGAAAAGCAAGTACACGCATTTCTACTAGACTTGGAAATCCAAGTAGGAAGAATTCAGTGATATCAGTTTTGTTAATTTGTTCCATACGGATAAATATGTAGTACctgtgtataaaatataaaaatgctaaATGGAAATGAAAACGAAATACGATAAATGTTTGATTAAGTATATCATCAACAAAACTATTAcctatattaaataataaatactcTAAAACTATCATTACTCTACAATCCAATATAGTATTTTGAATAGACAAATGTAATTTAAGATGAGtgcttttttgccttcttttcatGGTTATTAGTGTAGGTATATGCGACTAGTTGAATATATGTGCAGTTGTAAATGGCATACATCCAAGGCTGGacaggcccaccgggataccaggacATTTTCTGGTGGGCTTCAGCACATGTGGGCTGCCCAGTGCACTAATTCATCCCTTCcttagagagggagccctgcggCTAGTTTCAGTAACATTGCAGCCGCCACCAGGTGACCGGTCTGGTGGCACACTCTGTGGGGGGTCGGTCGCGTTCCATAGTTACCTTGTGGCCGGTAGCCGCATCTCATGTAGTGTATAGTGGTGCGGCCGGGCTGGGTGGCTACCTAGCTGGTCCAGTGGCACACTTACTGATACTGACTGCAGTGCAACTGTCAgatagcacaggaggactgagggagggagcaGACCTGACTATCATGCTCCCTcatggttcccacaattcccagcacagccacatcatagagtagtgattactctatgatgtgtccatgctggaAATTGTGGGTACTGTGAGGGAGCAAGGTAGAGAGAGAGATAACAGTATGTTGCTGTCATTTCCGTTCTCCCAGAGCCCCAGACTAGATTGTCAGACAAGATCAGTCTCAGGGGGTGGTGAAGGGGAGAAATAGAcatggaggggagaaagagacagaggggcaagagagatacacagagggagggtggagaaagagggggaagagagagacacagggggagagggagaaagcgACAGAGGGGaatagggggagaaagagacagagaggggagaaagaaagagacagagggggaagaaagagataggggagaaagaggcacaaGAGGAATGGGGGAGAAAAAGATAGAGgtggaagagagagacagggggtggaagagagagacacagagggagagagagacagggatggagaagagagacacagagggagaaagagagagaggggtatAAAAATACACATGGGCAGGGGAGAAAGAGACTCAGGGCTCTTTCTGGacaagagagagatacagagggagaaagagacagagggggaatagaAAGACACagtaggagggggagaaagaggcagaggggaaagagagatagagacagagggggaagagagaaacattggagaagagggaaagagagagacacaggagcagtgagggggagaaagagacacacagaggggctgggagaagAAAGatgcacacagagggactgggggagacaaagagacacacagaaggcttGTTGGGGAGACaaagagaagggaaggggaacaaagtgacagaCAAGATTTGTGGGGGCAAAGCTGGGCTGGGGGAGAAATAGAcacagagagtggcagggaggagagaaagaggcacacatagGGGATTCAGAAGGGGAGAAAGCGACAAAgggacacacaaaaggggctggggagaaagagacatactgGAGAAGTGTAAAAGGAGACACACAGCAGCTGGaatgaagtaaaagatacacaaggagggatgaaagagacacacaaggggagatGAATGAGACACACAAggtgggttgtaagagacacaaaggagaaaaattggagacaagatacactaaatgaggttaaaaaaaacaaagaagggaATAACAAACCCTTTAACTCAGGAGCTTATGCCGAAGAGCTGACAGGTGAGAGCAAGACCTCTTATTAAATAGATTTTCcttccaatatatacattttactagcaatcttgctaacacaatgtacagatagaCGTTATTAATGTGATTCTGACagtaatactcacacacacacacatataaatatatatatatatatatatatatatacagtgggacctcggtttaagaatttaatgcgttctccgggacgtttcttattgcgaaacatttgtaaaccgaaacgcggtttcccataggaatgcattgaaaaccaattaatccgttctggaggtcaggaaaaagtcaaaatgagctggcatggaaaccaacccacaatgcagaacactcaataaaaggcatgcaaacgacgaagctcagctccctacctttccacagcttgagaaatgcaccaaaaagtccaaaaacaactgaaaacaatctccaaaacttgatgcaaaagccgctccaacaccttcaCACTCAAcgccacatgctacccacaggctccagcatgcagggggcggtgctataaacctcccaggtgcaatgcatcctggggaaacttgctttgtattgcgaaaaaaaattgtaaaccgaggcattattttcaatggattttcatttgtaaaccgaaaattatgttaaccgaggcatttgtaaaccgaggtcccactgtatatatatatatatatatatatatatatatatatatagagagagagagagagagagagagagagagatagataattatgcttataatatttacacatatattaatatacatttatatatgcataatacacacagaaatgtcattaatatataatgtatatgcaATCAGCACATATTGGCCcggtcttgttgctaggtgcacaaTAACAttttcaaagtgaagagcacactcataggacttcaaaataaacaagataacttcATTTTTTATAGCTGTGCATTTACCATTTTAGTCCCATTACTAAGCTTTCCTTAAAATGACCCTAAAATgttaaggtagttggactgaaactttGACTTACTATACATCTAAATTATGCCTCAACTAATTTTGTCTAATGGATCTAATACTAATTGATCTCAAagtaatattttttggataaacttttgaaataatttaaaattttgggataaacttttaaaatgctttaatattatcaaaaaaatattttaattgtgtgATATATTAATATGTTTTGCTGTATGGatatctgtatatattatatatttttggatatattaatattttgaaaaactaattttaaacgtttatccaaaaatattaaatcattgaaATCATGAAAAGCTTttctaacaatattaaatcaaggcaatTGTCAAAGCTTTtcaataatttaatattatgaaaactgtttaattttattac comes from Pelobates fuscus isolate aPelFus1 chromosome 5, aPelFus1.pri, whole genome shotgun sequence and encodes:
- the LOC134612078 gene encoding olfactory receptor 6B1-like; amino-acid sequence: MEQINKTDITEFFLLGFPSLVEMRVLAFLLFSCSYILTISENIAIIIIVQMHATLQKPMYFFLSNLSFLEICYITVTVPNLLINIIKDGKTISFSGCMTQLFFFIFLMCTECVLLSAMAFDRYIAICQPLHYVQVMSKELCIQLAAASWITGCIITLIKIYFISGLSICGPNVINHFFCDISPVLNLACTDMSLAELVDFILALVILLIPLMVTVMSYISIIYNILKIPTSMGRQKAFSTCASHLSVVAIFFSTTLFMYARPKKAKSMDGNKVISLLYAVVTPIINPFIYCLRNKEIWTSLKQHFCRKISYK